In Propionimicrobium sp. PCR01-08-3, one DNA window encodes the following:
- a CDS encoding primosomal protein N': MIARVAVDIPLAHLDRLFDYSIPDALADDVAPGVRVRVRFAGKLRDGYVVELTEHSEVTGKLAALSKVVSATPVLTTEQITLIRAAADHYAGCFADVVRLAVPPRHAATENAEQREWPVPKTDEVPGAGMLGYPDAETFLQALENRQPVRAYWQVAPRFATDAAGRDDWTRGFIQAAVHTLRAGRGVIIVVPDHRDLVHVRDALGEVIGLGAIAELHSELGTAARYRNYLAILRGQAKVVVGTRPAVYAPVANLGLICLWDDGDDLHAEPHAPYPHARDVAALRAGSEQTALLFAGHGRSAEIQNWCRRGWLHAVEMPAGQLRRASAAVHAAADSDLAVERDPQGSRSRLPRLAFETIRRGLVTGPVLVQVPRAGYLPVLACQSCRTPVRCPACQGPVRLRHSATGRQLDCTWCGRIITDWRCPVCGSAELRAPVIGSGRTAEELGRAFPGVLVRESSGDRVIDEVGVQPALVISTPGAEPPAEQGYAAAVLLDATRLLERPDLRAGEEAVRRWMNAVALVRPAAEDGTVCIVGPSGVRAVQALVRLDAAQHAEMELADRVEAGYPPAVRFITVEGPAAAIDEFVQLLGPEPAADLLGPVELGGTLALGQTEPAWRLSLRVPLREGAELTAKVKAALAGRTARKMAGALRVRVDPVEL, translated from the coding sequence ACAGCGAGGTGACCGGCAAGCTGGCGGCGCTGTCGAAAGTGGTGTCCGCCACGCCGGTACTGACCACCGAACAGATCACGCTGATCCGCGCGGCGGCCGATCATTACGCCGGATGCTTCGCCGATGTGGTGCGGCTGGCGGTGCCACCCAGGCACGCGGCCACCGAGAACGCCGAGCAGCGCGAATGGCCGGTGCCCAAGACGGACGAGGTTCCGGGTGCGGGAATGCTCGGCTATCCCGACGCAGAGACCTTCCTGCAGGCACTCGAGAACCGGCAGCCGGTGCGCGCTTACTGGCAGGTCGCGCCCCGCTTCGCCACGGACGCCGCCGGTCGCGACGACTGGACTCGCGGCTTCATCCAGGCCGCCGTACACACCTTGCGGGCGGGACGAGGAGTGATCATCGTGGTGCCCGATCATCGCGACCTGGTGCATGTGCGCGATGCGCTCGGTGAGGTGATCGGGTTGGGCGCGATCGCGGAATTGCACTCCGAACTCGGCACGGCTGCGCGTTACCGCAACTACCTGGCGATATTGCGGGGCCAGGCCAAGGTTGTGGTCGGTACTCGCCCGGCCGTCTACGCGCCGGTCGCGAATCTCGGCCTGATCTGTTTGTGGGACGACGGCGATGACCTGCATGCCGAGCCGCATGCCCCGTATCCTCACGCCCGGGATGTCGCCGCATTGCGGGCCGGCAGCGAGCAAACCGCGTTGTTGTTCGCCGGGCATGGACGCAGTGCAGAGATACAGAACTGGTGCCGGCGCGGATGGCTGCATGCCGTGGAGATGCCTGCCGGCCAGTTGCGCCGGGCCAGCGCGGCGGTACACGCCGCGGCGGACTCCGATCTTGCGGTCGAGCGCGACCCCCAGGGCTCCCGGAGCAGGCTGCCCAGGCTCGCTTTCGAGACCATTCGGCGCGGGCTGGTTACCGGGCCTGTGCTCGTCCAGGTGCCCAGGGCCGGATATCTGCCGGTGCTGGCCTGCCAGAGCTGCCGTACCCCGGTGCGTTGCCCGGCTTGCCAAGGGCCGGTTCGGCTGCGGCACAGCGCGACCGGCCGGCAGTTGGACTGCACCTGGTGCGGACGCATCATCACCGACTGGCGTTGCCCGGTCTGCGGTTCGGCGGAGTTGCGTGCCCCGGTCATCGGCTCCGGGCGAACCGCCGAGGAACTTGGGCGCGCGTTTCCCGGAGTCCTGGTGCGAGAGAGTTCCGGTGATCGGGTGATCGATGAGGTGGGGGTGCAGCCGGCGCTGGTGATCTCGACTCCCGGAGCCGAGCCTCCCGCCGAACAGGGTTACGCCGCAGCCGTGCTGCTGGATGCGACCAGATTGCTGGAGCGTCCGGATCTGCGGGCAGGCGAGGAGGCCGTCCGGCGTTGGATGAATGCCGTGGCGCTGGTGCGTCCGGCGGCCGAGGACGGCACCGTGTGCATCGTCGGGCCGTCCGGGGTGCGAGCGGTACAGGCACTGGTCAGATTGGATGCCGCCCAGCACGCCGAGATGGAGCTTGCCGACCGGGTCGAGGCCGGCTACCCGCCAGCCGTCCGCTTCATCACCGTCGAGGGCCCGGCCGCGGCGATCGACGAGTTCGTCCAGCTGCTGGGCCCCGAGCCGGCAGCGGATCTGCTGGGCCCGGTCGAATTGGGGGGCACCCTGGCGCTGGGCCAAACCGAACCGGCCTGGAGGCTGTCGCTGCGGGTGCCGCTGCGTGAAGGAGCCGAGCTGACGGCCAAGGTGAAGGCGGCGCTGGCGGGTCGCACGGCGCGCAAGATGGCGGGAGCGCTGAGAGTGCGGGTTGATCCGGTGGAGCTATAA